The following proteins are co-located in the Corynebacterium kalinowskii genome:
- a CDS encoding aminoacyl-tRNA hydrolase produces the protein MSNAHFGRDDVFELAYARLRTVLEPDREGENPDDPSTVQAMPIVLEIPKQNPPSHTELLEAAARAVVAVCLDPRAGEDSAFAEALSSWYGARIRKIARRARNSAWERVQVLPGVTIAQGSARARAFVPSPVRDTEPLLAKLQIGGTELPIDEPGGMLAGTPMIAVDASLGMTVGKAAAQVGHASMLLAAHMPLAWTRRWAEAGFPLQVRYLTRNEFSRVAARKDAVPVRDAGYTEVAPGSVTVVAETNGF, from the coding sequence ATGTCGAACGCGCACTTCGGTAGGGACGACGTCTTCGAGCTCGCCTATGCGCGGCTGCGCACCGTCCTTGAACCAGATAGAGAAGGGGAGAACCCCGACGATCCAAGCACGGTCCAGGCGATGCCCATCGTGCTCGAGATTCCAAAGCAGAACCCTCCGTCGCACACGGAGCTGCTGGAGGCAGCAGCACGCGCGGTCGTTGCCGTCTGTTTGGATCCACGCGCTGGCGAAGATTCTGCCTTCGCTGAGGCGCTGAGCTCGTGGTATGGGGCTCGGATCCGAAAGATTGCTCGTCGGGCACGCAATTCTGCGTGGGAGCGCGTGCAGGTCCTGCCAGGCGTGACCATTGCACAGGGGAGCGCCCGGGCGCGGGCTTTCGTCCCGAGCCCTGTGCGAGATACAGAGCCTTTGCTTGCGAAGCTGCAGATTGGCGGGACCGAGTTGCCGATCGATGAGCCGGGCGGGATGCTGGCGGGGACTCCGATGATTGCTGTCGATGCCAGCTTGGGGATGACCGTCGGCAAGGCTGCTGCCCAGGTGGGGCACGCGTCGATGCTGCTCGCAGCCCATATGCCGCTGGCGTGGACTCGGCGGTGGGCAGAGGCGGGCTTCCCGCTTCAAGTTCGCTACCTGACGCGAAACGAGTTTTCCCGCGTTGCTGCGCGGAAAGACGCTGTACCGGTGCGGGACGCGGGCTACACGGAAGTCGCCCCAGGTTCCGTGACAGTTGTTGCCGAGACGAACGGCTTCTAG
- a CDS encoding YwiC-like family protein — MAKNRGWVPDQHGAWVMVTVPLLLGAWLAGLHWIHIPLGIAWYAGYFAFFALSWWLRARGPRKREYISALATYGVVCALAAVAIIAVVPQVVWWAAVFGPLMSVAIYEAYRRRPRSLLSGLSTVLASVAMIPLASFVVGAELGLRIWVATLLVGLYFCGTVFYVKSLIRERKNIQFGWVSIAVHVLFAAAVLSMNFAGWGHLSAALVFALLAFRAWLMPWWARRRAIPWTPKFVGMTEMVSTILVVLTAVI, encoded by the coding sequence ATGGCTAAGAATCGTGGTTGGGTCCCGGATCAGCACGGTGCGTGGGTCATGGTTACCGTGCCGCTGTTACTGGGCGCCTGGCTTGCTGGGCTGCACTGGATTCATATTCCTCTCGGTATCGCGTGGTACGCGGGCTACTTCGCCTTCTTTGCGCTCAGTTGGTGGCTCCGCGCCCGAGGTCCGCGCAAGCGTGAGTACATTTCGGCGCTCGCCACGTATGGTGTGGTTTGCGCGCTCGCAGCCGTCGCGATTATCGCCGTCGTGCCCCAGGTGGTGTGGTGGGCGGCTGTGTTTGGCCCATTGATGTCAGTGGCAATCTACGAAGCTTATCGACGCCGTCCCCGTTCCCTGCTCTCTGGATTGTCCACAGTGCTCGCCTCAGTGGCGATGATTCCTCTTGCCAGTTTCGTCGTCGGTGCGGAGCTGGGGCTTCGGATCTGGGTGGCAACGCTGCTGGTGGGACTGTATTTTTGTGGCACTGTGTTCTACGTTAAGTCGTTGATTCGCGAGCGGAAGAACATTCAATTCGGTTGGGTGTCGATTGCTGTGCACGTGCTTTTCGCGGCTGCTGTCTTATCGATGAACTTTGCCGGGTGGGGACATTTGTCGGCAGCGCTGGTATTTGCCTTGTTAGCTTTCCGCGCGTGGTTAATGCCCTGGTGGGCGCGTCGTCGAGCTATACCTTGGACCCCGAAATTCGTCGGAATGACTGAAATGGTCTCGACCATCCTTGTTGTCCTGACAGCTGTAATTTAG
- a CDS encoding glycerophosphoryl diester phosphodiesterase membrane domain-containing protein, producing MTNPYGSVPHPEDSGSFEAGYQQNYSVPAGGYAQGYATQPPLLPGQFDCMRSFEQAWRIFKEKPAAWLVPGLIYIGIFFVLYLFGYIQFITTLALSTDPVTDELTGNFPWASLVVFIVTFAVAMVSMMLWSYVCYREAVYAVGGKRPEIKDMFTFRRVGILFLLSIVVGLLELVGLLALIIGVFVVSFFLMFAMPAIVFEDMSIGDALKSSYQVAKDNVGQALLLFLLMAVVNGIGGSVVFGVLLTQPLCYLAAAHAYMTATGRPVQERAM from the coding sequence ATGACGAACCCATATGGTTCGGTCCCGCATCCAGAGGATTCAGGTTCGTTTGAGGCGGGGTACCAGCAAAATTACTCAGTCCCAGCCGGTGGATATGCGCAAGGCTATGCCACGCAGCCACCGCTGCTTCCTGGTCAGTTCGACTGCATGCGCTCCTTCGAACAGGCTTGGCGCATTTTCAAGGAAAAGCCAGCCGCATGGCTCGTGCCCGGACTAATTTACATCGGCATCTTCTTCGTGCTGTACCTGTTCGGATACATCCAATTCATTACCACCTTAGCCTTGAGCACGGATCCGGTAACGGATGAACTTACGGGTAACTTTCCATGGGCATCGTTGGTGGTATTCATTGTTACCTTTGCGGTCGCAATGGTGTCCATGATGCTGTGGTCGTACGTTTGCTACCGCGAAGCTGTCTATGCGGTCGGTGGAAAACGCCCGGAGATTAAAGACATGTTCACCTTCCGGCGGGTCGGCATCCTCTTCTTGCTGTCGATAGTCGTTGGGCTGCTTGAATTGGTTGGCCTTCTGGCGCTCATCATCGGTGTGTTCGTGGTGTCGTTCTTCTTGATGTTTGCGATGCCAGCGATTGTCTTCGAGGACATGAGTATCGGTGACGCGCTGAAGTCTTCTTATCAGGTGGCTAAGGATAACGTCGGGCAAGCATTGTTGCTGTTCCTGCTCATGGCAGTAGTGAACGGTATCGGTGGGTCCGTAGTGTTCGGCGTGCTGCTCACCCAGCCGTTGTGCTACTTGGCGGCGGCTCATGCCTACATGACTGCGACGGGGCGGCCGGTTCAAGAGCGTGCGATGTAA
- a CDS encoding DUF2189 domain-containing protein yields the protein MTNPFGASGENPNQNPYGSANPDPQTPENTSGNSPYGQAAQGGTQPGYGQGAYGQPGYGQQNQQGTYGQPGYGQQPQDPYGQQGYAQQGYPQQGYNQYQGAAAQPGSFDAMESFRQGWKIFKEKPAPWVIASLVYGLIGLVLFAIAFIPLITWSVENSKTYDSTYSSTYGTTYSSSEGPPIAALMTFIFVALIMSIVLTLLQSIMIRNAVAAVGGKNPEIGDLFSFRQIGLIFGVALALGVAVQLGSIVWVGGIIIAFLFVFATVAAAVPGTGFVDAFKNSFTVTTSNFVPTLLLMLLVWVASMVGTLALGVGLLVAGPVIILATAHAYLTATNGAVQTRA from the coding sequence GTGACGAATCCATTCGGCGCTTCGGGTGAAAACCCGAATCAAAATCCATACGGCTCCGCTAATCCGGATCCTCAGACGCCTGAAAATACAAGTGGCAATAGCCCATATGGTCAGGCTGCCCAGGGGGGAACGCAGCCAGGCTACGGCCAGGGCGCTTATGGTCAGCCAGGCTATGGTCAGCAAAACCAGCAAGGCACTTATGGTCAGCCAGGCTATGGCCAGCAGCCTCAGGACCCATACGGCCAGCAGGGCTATGCCCAGCAGGGTTACCCTCAACAGGGCTACAACCAATACCAGGGTGCTGCTGCGCAGCCAGGCTCCTTTGACGCCATGGAATCCTTCCGTCAGGGCTGGAAGATCTTCAAGGAAAAGCCTGCACCTTGGGTAATTGCTAGCCTCGTCTACGGACTGATCGGCCTGGTTCTCTTCGCCATCGCTTTCATCCCACTGATCACGTGGAGCGTCGAAAACTCCAAAACGTACGACAGTACATATTCCAGCACCTACGGCACGACTTACTCTTCTTCTGAGGGGCCTCCGATTGCCGCATTGATGACGTTCATCTTTGTCGCCCTGATCATGTCGATTGTTTTGACGCTGCTGCAGTCAATCATGATTCGCAATGCAGTGGCAGCGGTCGGTGGCAAGAACCCAGAGATTGGTGACTTGTTCAGTTTCCGCCAGATCGGCTTGATTTTTGGTGTTGCATTGGCCTTGGGCGTGGCAGTTCAGCTCGGCAGCATTGTTTGGGTCGGCGGTATCATTATCGCTTTCCTTTTTGTGTTTGCCACCGTCGCGGCCGCTGTACCAGGAACGGGCTTCGTTGACGCTTTCAAAAACTCTTTCACGGTAACTACCTCCAACTTCGTTCCGACCCTGCTGCTCATGCTCCTGGTGTGGGTGGCTTCCATGGTCGGCACGTTGGCACTCGGTGTTGGTCTCCTGGTGGCTGGCCCTGTGATCATTCTGGCTACTGCGCATGCTTATTTGACCGCCACCAACGGTGCAGTGCAGACCCGCGCCTAA
- a CDS encoding class I adenylate-forming enzyme family protein → MSGSLYQAVFGHDLPETTAMVTGDASVTYPELAELIDDAAAHLSAQGIGERHVVGVQLPNGIDFATLLHATAKIGAIVAPLPMHLSHQDRSQLLRAVDARLLVTAAEAPQLIKPRGQLDSPTPHIDPEQLACLPFSSGTTGTPKAVMLSHRALAANIAQFAQVLPLQSGETCLSVLPFSHIYGLTALLNVPLAKRARVIAQDFARDSFLKAHPKHQVNLTFIAPPLARLLADAPHLTPEDFRSLHTIVSGAAPLDPRVAARVQNRLGARVMQGFGLTETAPVTHLAWQRGTALDSIGHPLPGTSISVRNPDTLEPAEQGEMWVSGPQVMSGYLGDPDATARTLIDGWVRTGDIVRRKHDGSYVVVDRLKDLIKYHGFQVSPVKLEQLIATMPGVTDVAVARGFDSLGDERPEAFVVGAVSANEVMTFVADRVAGFEKIRAVHLVDRIPRSAAGKILRRELTRT, encoded by the coding sequence GTGAGCGGATCCCTGTATCAGGCCGTGTTCGGCCACGATCTCCCCGAAACCACAGCCATGGTCACCGGCGATGCTTCCGTCACCTACCCGGAGCTTGCCGAGCTGATCGACGATGCAGCGGCCCATCTATCCGCACAAGGTATCGGCGAGCGCCACGTGGTGGGCGTGCAACTTCCGAATGGGATTGACTTCGCAACGCTCCTACACGCGACCGCCAAAATTGGCGCTATCGTTGCTCCCCTGCCTATGCACCTGTCGCACCAGGACCGCTCCCAGCTGCTGCGCGCCGTGGACGCGCGGTTGCTCGTCACCGCCGCCGAGGCCCCGCAGCTGATCAAGCCCCGCGGACAGCTTGATTCCCCAACGCCACACATTGATCCTGAGCAGTTGGCTTGCCTACCGTTTTCCTCCGGTACCACGGGTACACCGAAAGCAGTGATGCTCTCCCACCGGGCCCTAGCAGCCAATATCGCCCAGTTTGCCCAGGTACTTCCGCTGCAATCCGGGGAGACCTGCCTGTCCGTGCTGCCGTTCAGCCACATTTACGGGCTCACTGCCCTGCTTAACGTGCCGCTGGCCAAGCGGGCTCGCGTGATTGCCCAGGATTTTGCGCGCGACAGTTTCCTCAAAGCTCACCCAAAGCACCAGGTAAATCTCACGTTCATCGCTCCCCCACTGGCACGCCTCCTCGCCGATGCCCCTCACCTCACCCCGGAGGATTTCCGCAGCTTACACACCATCGTTTCCGGAGCCGCTCCCCTCGACCCTCGAGTCGCTGCCCGCGTCCAGAATCGGCTCGGAGCTAGAGTGATGCAGGGGTTCGGGCTCACCGAAACCGCCCCGGTCACCCACTTAGCGTGGCAGCGGGGAACCGCGCTGGATTCGATTGGGCATCCGCTGCCGGGGACGTCGATAAGCGTGCGCAACCCTGACACCCTAGAGCCGGCGGAGCAGGGCGAGATGTGGGTGAGCGGCCCGCAGGTGATGTCCGGGTACCTCGGCGATCCGGATGCGACCGCGCGCACGCTTATCGACGGCTGGGTCCGCACCGGCGATATCGTCCGCCGGAAACACGATGGGTCCTATGTCGTGGTGGACCGGTTGAAAGACCTGATCAAGTACCACGGTTTTCAGGTGTCGCCAGTGAAATTGGAGCAGCTGATTGCAACGATGCCGGGCGTGACAGACGTCGCGGTGGCGCGTGGCTTTGATTCCTTGGGGGATGAACGACCGGAGGCATTTGTCGTCGGCGCGGTCAGCGCGAATGAAGTGATGACTTTTGTTGCGGATCGGGTGGCAGGTTTTGAGAAGATCCGGGCGGTGCACCTAGTAGACCGGATACCCCGCTCCGCCGCCGGCAAAATTCTGCGGCGGGAGCTCACGAGAACGTAG
- a CDS encoding ATP-dependent DNA helicase: MSESEVPSTTELLASAVAALGGARRPGQEAMANAVTKAMESERHLAVQAGTGTGKSLAYLVPAIRHAQETGTTIIVSTATIALQRQLVERDLPRLADALEPLLKKRPTFAIQKGRQNYLCLNKVAQSQQDGDEALLDEADVSWLGKHVARLHDWANETETGDRDHLEPGVPDLAWRQLSVSARECLGAARCPHGEECFAELARKATKDVDIIVTNHALLAIDALADINILPEHDVVIIDEAHELDGRITAVASNEISVTSLNLTAKRAGKLGAEGREDKVTELAKELDDVFVGAPEGRWKAMPETAQHTLIALKDALWSLRETISRAPEGESANQPERYAERQSLANHLTDLHDAIVRILEVFAQSDPAKHTDVVWLSKEDRRGNILRVAPLSVAGLLHTRLFEQNTVVLASATLTIGGNFEAMAASWGLPKGTWDSLDAGTPFDPAKSGILYTARHLPDPGRDGVSPETMDEIYDLIMAAGGRTLGLFSSRRAAEQVTEAMRKRLPFDVLCQGEDSTGALVERFAADENSCLFGTLTLWQGVDVPGRSCSLVIIDRVPFPRPDDPLLQARKEAADAEGRNGFMEVAATHAALLMAQGAGRLLRHVTDRGVVAVLDNRLVTKRYGSFLRKSMPAFWETTNSDTAKAALKRLVAQ, encoded by the coding sequence ATGTCAGAGTCAGAAGTACCCTCCACTACTGAGTTGCTCGCTTCAGCTGTCGCAGCTCTCGGCGGCGCGCGCCGTCCCGGCCAGGAAGCCATGGCCAATGCCGTGACAAAGGCGATGGAATCGGAGCGACATCTGGCGGTTCAGGCTGGCACGGGTACCGGAAAGTCGCTGGCCTATTTGGTTCCTGCGATTAGGCATGCACAGGAAACCGGCACGACGATAATTGTCTCGACCGCAACCATCGCATTGCAGCGTCAGCTGGTAGAACGGGATCTCCCTCGGCTCGCCGATGCCTTGGAACCGCTGCTGAAGAAGCGCCCTACTTTCGCCATCCAGAAGGGTCGCCAAAACTACTTGTGTCTGAACAAGGTGGCGCAGTCCCAGCAGGATGGCGATGAGGCGCTCCTTGATGAGGCCGATGTGTCGTGGCTGGGCAAGCACGTCGCTCGACTGCATGACTGGGCAAATGAGACGGAGACGGGTGATCGCGATCATCTAGAGCCGGGCGTACCGGATTTGGCGTGGCGTCAACTGAGTGTCTCTGCCCGCGAGTGTTTGGGGGCTGCGCGATGCCCCCACGGCGAGGAGTGCTTCGCTGAGCTGGCTCGTAAGGCGACGAAAGACGTGGACATTATCGTGACCAACCACGCGTTGCTCGCAATCGACGCCCTGGCAGATATCAACATCTTGCCCGAGCACGACGTGGTAATCATCGATGAGGCTCATGAGCTCGACGGCCGGATCACGGCCGTAGCCAGCAACGAGATCTCCGTGACCTCCCTCAACCTCACGGCCAAGCGCGCCGGAAAGCTAGGTGCCGAAGGACGCGAGGACAAGGTCACCGAACTTGCCAAAGAGCTTGACGACGTCTTCGTCGGCGCCCCGGAAGGCCGCTGGAAGGCGATGCCGGAAACCGCGCAGCACACCTTGATCGCGCTCAAAGATGCGTTGTGGTCCCTGCGGGAAACTATTTCACGAGCGCCAGAGGGCGAATCCGCCAATCAGCCGGAACGTTACGCAGAGCGACAATCCTTGGCGAACCATCTGACAGACCTGCACGACGCCATCGTCCGCATCTTGGAGGTCTTCGCGCAGTCGGATCCGGCGAAGCATACCGACGTGGTGTGGCTGTCGAAAGAGGATCGCCGGGGCAACATTTTGAGGGTGGCGCCGCTGTCGGTGGCGGGGCTGTTACATACCCGACTGTTTGAGCAAAACACCGTGGTGCTGGCCTCGGCCACTCTCACCATCGGTGGCAACTTCGAAGCAATGGCGGCAAGTTGGGGCTTGCCAAAAGGCACGTGGGACAGTTTGGACGCGGGCACCCCCTTTGATCCAGCAAAGTCAGGAATTTTGTACACGGCCCGGCATCTGCCGGATCCAGGCCGAGATGGGGTCTCGCCGGAGACGATGGATGAGATTTACGATCTCATCATGGCTGCCGGCGGTCGCACCTTGGGGCTGTTTTCTTCCCGGCGCGCAGCCGAGCAGGTGACTGAGGCGATGCGCAAGCGGCTGCCCTTTGATGTGCTGTGCCAGGGCGAGGATTCCACCGGCGCGCTGGTGGAGAGGTTCGCTGCAGACGAGAATTCGTGTTTGTTCGGCACCCTCACCCTGTGGCAGGGCGTCGATGTTCCCGGCCGCTCTTGCTCGCTGGTCATCATCGACCGCGTTCCTTTCCCGCGTCCTGACGACCCGCTGCTGCAGGCCCGGAAAGAGGCGGCCGATGCCGAGGGACGCAACGGTTTTATGGAAGTGGCTGCCACCCACGCAGCGCTGCTCATGGCGCAGGGGGCCGGACGTTTGCTGCGTCATGTCACCGATCGCGGCGTGGTGGCGGTCCTGGACAACCGCTTGGTAACCAAACGCTATGGCTCATTCCTGCGGAAGTCCATGCCGGCTTTCTGGGAGACAACCAACTCGGACACTGCGAAGGCGGCCCTCAAGAGGCTGGTCGCTCAGTGA
- a CDS encoding dynamin family protein, translating into MARAAEIARKYGRTGETEHALALMDANFRTGTVVVVGEIKRGKSSLVNALVGQRDLLPVDVLMCTSAPIRVTADPQWDEDPNCVLVRGDHKDPIVLTDLPKWVTHQAVQQIDKADSSEEAALLLPSAAEIRVGFDELGLITIIDTPGVGGLDEHAITAALTEARQAGVLLMVCDASTPITAPEMEILRRARETVGSVIVAVTKTDKNIRRWRSIVDDNRRLISQHLGLEIPVIGVSSLRALDAMAQADPERRALIDARSGMADLRKQIRWELSSSSGLGLRTAVDTMRISMMDIKKGIEEDIELHSASSDAVVKLEEERGRLEQFRDDTSEWEQLFQRDITLARNEISGSLDRNLEQLRIDWTDRVNADGMRVLRSKPQVFTSQIEIELKRILEDAVQSILQHVERSCRDLLQDDLSTREVMGNILATLMPAEIMNREVDKKTKDLVDPTVVTMGVMGAGALGALGTGALGAVGIGSVALAGPLAPVVGGVWIGVNLAYRAMRNGKQHLIMWIREMQNTTRSSAMRMIDQIITNARTEIMLRHRSNLRTRQREIQNKIEEARRIAQESETERKQRVARLQKNREIVGAMIRELELQKQVVSSQVKGK; encoded by the coding sequence GTGGCTAGAGCAGCGGAAATTGCTCGCAAGTACGGGCGTACCGGAGAAACTGAGCATGCTTTAGCCCTTATGGATGCCAATTTTCGCACGGGAACCGTGGTGGTGGTCGGTGAGATTAAGCGTGGCAAGTCTTCACTGGTGAATGCCTTGGTCGGGCAGCGGGACTTGCTCCCCGTAGACGTGCTTATGTGTACCTCCGCGCCGATCCGAGTTACCGCTGACCCGCAATGGGATGAGGATCCGAATTGTGTGTTGGTACGCGGCGATCACAAGGATCCGATTGTGCTCACGGATCTGCCGAAGTGGGTGACTCATCAGGCGGTGCAGCAGATCGATAAGGCTGATTCTTCTGAGGAGGCGGCGCTTTTGCTGCCTAGCGCAGCGGAGATTCGGGTGGGCTTCGACGAACTCGGCCTCATCACCATCATCGATACCCCGGGTGTTGGTGGTTTGGATGAGCATGCAATTACAGCAGCACTAACCGAAGCGCGCCAAGCCGGTGTGCTGCTCATGGTCTGTGATGCCTCCACACCCATCACTGCTCCGGAGATGGAAATCTTGCGTCGAGCTCGCGAAACAGTGGGATCCGTCATCGTTGCCGTGACAAAGACGGACAAGAACATTCGTCGTTGGCGCTCGATCGTCGACGACAACCGCCGCCTTATCTCCCAGCACCTCGGGCTTGAGATCCCGGTCATCGGAGTCTCGAGTCTGCGCGCCCTGGATGCAATGGCGCAGGCGGATCCAGAGCGCCGCGCGCTTATCGACGCACGTTCCGGCATGGCCGACCTGCGTAAACAAATCCGGTGGGAGCTTTCTTCTTCTTCGGGCCTTGGCCTGCGCACCGCGGTGGACACGATGCGCATTTCTATGATGGACATTAAGAAGGGCATCGAGGAGGATATCGAGCTGCACTCTGCGTCTTCCGATGCCGTCGTAAAGCTCGAGGAAGAGCGCGGGCGACTGGAGCAGTTCCGTGATGACACGAGCGAATGGGAGCAACTGTTCCAGCGCGACATCACGCTGGCACGAAATGAGATTTCGGGGAGCCTTGACCGAAACCTCGAGCAGCTGCGTATCGACTGGACCGACCGTGTCAACGCTGATGGCATGCGGGTGCTTCGTAGCAAGCCGCAGGTGTTTACCAGCCAGATCGAGATTGAGCTCAAGCGCATTCTTGAAGATGCGGTGCAGTCGATCCTGCAGCATGTCGAGCGCAGTTGCCGCGACTTGTTGCAGGACGATCTTTCCACGCGCGAGGTCATGGGCAATATTCTGGCTACCTTGATGCCAGCGGAAATCATGAATAGGGAAGTGGATAAGAAGACCAAAGACCTGGTGGATCCGACCGTCGTGACCATGGGCGTGATGGGCGCTGGCGCCCTGGGCGCGCTTGGCACTGGCGCGTTGGGTGCGGTGGGAATCGGTTCTGTGGCGCTCGCTGGCCCGCTCGCCCCAGTGGTTGGTGGCGTGTGGATTGGCGTCAACCTGGCGTATCGCGCAATGCGCAACGGCAAACAACACCTCATCATGTGGATTCGCGAGATGCAAAACACCACCCGGTCTTCCGCGATGCGCATGATTGACCAGATCATTACCAACGCGCGCACGGAAATCATGCTTCGGCACCGCTCGAATCTGCGCACGAGACAGCGTGAGATTCAGAACAAGATCGAAGAGGCTCGCCGCATTGCCCAAGAATCTGAGACCGAGCGTAAGCAGCGGGTAGCTCGCTTGCAGAAGAATCGCGAGATCGTTGGGGCCATGATTAGGGAGCTTGAGCTGCAGAAACAAGTGGTTTCTTCGCAGGTGAAGGGGAAGTAA
- a CDS encoding GTPase, whose protein sequence is MNMNQNVDTSRDASIAALTTLLTQAADALAQGGPELAEHASELRKMVSRPPRVAVVGRLKSGKSTLVNALTQHVIAATGTLECTMAVSMYFDGAPARAEVIGVDGQVERIPLGNGPLTELGMPLDNVDHIEQFLPNAQLRRLSLIDTPGTATLTVENEARTRRVLVDGQKDTKRASSWADSLVFLSDSAPREDEKLFLSQLGMTPLTSIGLLSRADSFGEGAFGHRDPLDYAREHAQSIAGELKNSVSQVLPLSGFMAESALVGRITGDVARTLAHLAPLGREQLLDVIELPDPSTVVPGFTAQMRDMLLDTVGEYGIIAGREIAARDGAVGLMQWMVERSGINRLTEILTGEISYFAVLQRAVRMLDVLDELAGGNVNREHVRWVQSVTLSQPGMHFVMLYRSYRNTYASTPDSTLLGPLRSAIAARTAAEVVDLPAAAPADQVRAELQRRLGEMQNMAMGLLSAAEDEARERLVVAYQAALKAMS, encoded by the coding sequence ATGAACATGAACCAGAACGTTGATACGTCACGTGATGCTTCCATCGCCGCGCTGACAACCCTGCTCACCCAAGCGGCGGATGCTCTCGCCCAAGGCGGCCCAGAGCTCGCGGAACACGCCTCTGAGCTGCGGAAAATGGTCTCGCGTCCGCCGCGCGTCGCAGTGGTCGGCCGCCTCAAGTCCGGAAAATCCACCCTCGTTAACGCCCTCACCCAGCACGTCATTGCGGCGACGGGCACCCTAGAGTGCACGATGGCCGTGAGCATGTACTTTGATGGTGCTCCAGCGCGCGCCGAGGTAATCGGCGTGGATGGCCAGGTAGAGCGAATCCCCCTCGGCAATGGTCCGCTCACTGAGCTGGGCATGCCGCTAGACAACGTCGATCACATCGAGCAGTTCCTGCCCAATGCGCAGCTTCGTCGTCTTTCGCTCATCGACACACCTGGCACGGCCACCCTCACTGTGGAAAACGAGGCCCGCACCCGACGCGTGTTGGTTGATGGCCAAAAGGACACCAAGCGCGCCAGCTCGTGGGCTGATTCACTCGTCTTCCTCTCTGACTCTGCTCCGCGAGAAGACGAAAAGCTCTTCCTATCCCAGCTGGGTATGACACCGCTGACGTCGATAGGCCTGCTTTCGCGTGCCGACTCCTTCGGCGAGGGAGCATTCGGCCACCGCGACCCGCTAGATTATGCCCGTGAGCACGCGCAATCGATCGCCGGCGAGTTGAAGAATTCGGTGTCTCAGGTGCTTCCGCTCTCGGGTTTCATGGCCGAGTCCGCGCTGGTGGGGCGGATTACTGGCGATGTCGCGCGCACCCTGGCTCACCTCGCACCGCTGGGGAGAGAGCAGCTTCTCGACGTCATCGAACTGCCCGACCCGTCCACGGTCGTCCCTGGTTTCACAGCTCAGATGCGAGACATGTTGCTCGATACGGTGGGTGAATACGGCATTATCGCGGGACGTGAGATCGCTGCGCGTGACGGTGCGGTGGGACTCATGCAATGGATGGTGGAGCGCTCCGGCATCAATCGACTAACTGAGATCCTCACCGGCGAGATCAGCTACTTTGCTGTGCTCCAGCGCGCAGTGCGGATGTTGGACGTACTCGACGAGTTGGCCGGTGGCAATGTCAATCGCGAGCATGTCCGCTGGGTGCAGTCGGTGACGCTATCCCAGCCTGGCATGCACTTTGTCATGCTGTACCGCAGCTACCGCAATACCTATGCGTCCACTCCGGATTCCACTTTGTTGGGGCCGTTGCGTTCGGCGATCGCTGCCCGTACCGCGGCGGAAGTGGTGGACTTGCCTGCGGCCGCTCCGGCTGATCAAGTACGTGCTGAGCTGCAGCGACGCCTCGGTGAGATGCAAAATATGGCCATGGGATTGTTGTCTGCTGCTGAGGATGAAGCACGCGAACGGTTGGTTGTTGCCTACCAAGCGGCGCTGAAGGCTATGAGCTGA